Proteins from a single region of Acidovorax sp. NCPPB 3576:
- the kdsA gene encoding 3-deoxy-8-phosphooctulonate synthase: protein MKLCGFDVGLEHRFFLIAGPCVIESEQLQMDVAGQLKETAAALGIPFIFKSSFDKANRSSGTSFRGPGREKGLEILAKIKRDLNVPVLTDVHTEDDITEAAKVVDVLQTPAFLCRQTDFIRAVAQSGKPVNIKKGQFLAPHDMKNVIDKARAAARQAGLPEDSFMACERGASFGYNNLVSDMRGLAIMRETGAPVVFDATHSVQLPGGQGTSSGGQREMVPVLARAAVAVGVAGLFMETHPDPAKALSDGPNAVPLKHMKALLETLVALDTITKRNGFLENNFGA, encoded by the coding sequence ATGAAACTCTGCGGCTTCGACGTCGGCCTGGAACACCGCTTCTTCCTCATCGCAGGCCCCTGCGTGATCGAGTCCGAGCAATTGCAGATGGACGTGGCCGGCCAGCTCAAGGAGACGGCGGCGGCGCTGGGCATTCCGTTCATCTTCAAGAGCAGCTTCGACAAGGCCAATCGGTCTTCGGGCACCAGTTTTCGCGGCCCCGGCCGTGAGAAGGGCCTGGAGATCCTGGCCAAGATCAAGCGCGATTTGAATGTGCCCGTGCTGACCGACGTGCACACCGAGGACGACATCACCGAGGCCGCCAAGGTGGTGGACGTGCTGCAGACGCCCGCCTTCCTGTGCCGCCAGACCGACTTCATCCGCGCGGTGGCCCAGTCGGGCAAGCCGGTGAACATCAAGAAGGGCCAGTTCCTCGCGCCGCACGACATGAAGAACGTGATCGACAAGGCCCGCGCCGCCGCCAGGCAAGCCGGCCTGCCCGAGGACAGCTTCATGGCCTGCGAGCGGGGAGCGAGCTTCGGCTACAACAACCTCGTCTCCGATATGCGCGGCCTGGCCATCATGCGCGAGACCGGGGCGCCGGTCGTGTTCGACGCCACCCACTCGGTGCAACTGCCGGGCGGCCAAGGCACCAGCAGTGGCGGCCAGCGCGAGATGGTCCCGGTGCTGGCCCGCGCCGCCGTCGCCGTGGGCGTGGCGGGCCTCTTCATGGAAACGCACCCCGACCCGGCCAAGGCCCTGTCGGACGGCCCCAACGCCGTGCCGCTCAAGCACATGAAGGCGCTGCTGGAAACGCTGGTGGCGCTGGACACCATCACCAAGCGCAACGGATTCCTCGAAAACAACTTTGGAGCCTGA
- a CDS encoding cupin domain-containing protein — MDIQQPLALLGDLTPAQFMRRHWQKKPLLVRQAIPAFDPPVHRAELFALAAQETVESRLVQHKAGVWKLRHGPFTRRALPPLATREWTLLVQGVDLHDDGVHALMEPFRFVPRARLDDLMISYATDGGGVGPHFDSYDVFLLQAHGRRRWRIGRQKDLTLREGIPLKVLAQFEPEQEFVLEPGDMLYLPPRYAHDGIAEGECMTYSIGFRSPARTGIAQELLSRLADDAADDDAPPQLYRDPSQPAVAQPGEIPQALQVFAREALERALSEPLALERALGESLTEPKPNVWFEPGAVGGLLEGVRLDRRTRMMYDARHVFINGDSYLAAGRDATLMRRLADERVLHARDVARASDDALELLSSWCETGWAHAWSPSD, encoded by the coding sequence ATGGATATTCAACAACCTCTGGCGCTGCTGGGCGACCTCACGCCGGCGCAGTTCATGCGCCGCCACTGGCAGAAAAAGCCTTTGCTGGTTCGCCAGGCCATCCCCGCGTTCGACCCGCCGGTGCACCGCGCCGAGCTGTTCGCGCTCGCTGCGCAAGAGACCGTCGAATCGCGCCTCGTGCAGCACAAGGCCGGCGTGTGGAAGCTGCGCCACGGCCCTTTCACACGCCGCGCGCTGCCCCCGCTCGCCACGCGGGAATGGACGCTGCTGGTGCAGGGCGTCGATCTTCACGACGACGGCGTGCACGCTTTGATGGAGCCGTTCCGCTTCGTTCCCCGCGCACGGCTCGACGACCTCATGATCAGCTACGCCACCGATGGCGGCGGGGTCGGGCCGCACTTCGACAGCTACGACGTCTTCCTGCTGCAAGCCCACGGGCGCCGCCGCTGGCGCATCGGGCGCCAGAAGGACCTTACGCTGCGCGAAGGGATTCCGCTCAAGGTGCTGGCGCAGTTCGAGCCAGAGCAGGAGTTCGTGCTCGAACCCGGGGACATGCTGTACCTGCCCCCGCGCTATGCCCACGATGGCATCGCCGAAGGCGAGTGCATGACCTATTCCATTGGCTTTCGCTCCCCGGCCCGCACCGGCATCGCGCAGGAGCTGCTGTCGCGCCTGGCCGACGATGCAGCCGATGACGACGCTCCGCCCCAGCTTTATCGCGATCCGTCGCAGCCCGCCGTGGCGCAGCCGGGTGAAATCCCGCAGGCGCTGCAGGTCTTCGCACGCGAAGCGCTGGAACGTGCCCTCTCCGAGCCGCTGGCGCTGGAGCGCGCCCTGGGCGAGAGCCTGACCGAGCCCAAGCCCAACGTGTGGTTCGAGCCCGGGGCGGTGGGCGGCCTGCTGGAAGGGGTCCGACTGGATCGCCGCACCCGCATGATGTATGACGCACGCCATGTATTCATCAACGGCGACAGCTACCTGGCTGCGGGCCGCGATGCCACCCTCATGCGCCGGCTGGCCGATGAACGTGTGCTGCACGCCCGTGATGTGGCGCGCGCCAGCGACGATGCGCTGGAGCTGCTGTCGTCCTGGTGCGAAACCGGCTGGGCACATGCCTGGTCGCCATCGGATTGA
- the dut gene encoding dUTP diphosphatase, protein MKIDVKILDPRMAEQLPSYATPGSAGLDLRACLDEPLTLQPNAWQLVPTGIAIYLKDPGYAALILPRSGLGHKHGIVLGNLVGLIDSDYQGQLMVSAWNRSSTAFTLEPMERLAQLVIVPVVQAQFNVVSDFPATQRGEGGYGSTGQS, encoded by the coding sequence GTGAAGATCGACGTCAAGATTCTCGACCCCCGCATGGCAGAGCAACTGCCTTCCTATGCCACCCCGGGCAGCGCCGGCCTCGATCTGCGCGCCTGCCTGGACGAGCCGCTCACGCTGCAGCCCAACGCTTGGCAGCTGGTGCCTACGGGCATTGCCATCTATCTCAAAGACCCCGGGTATGCCGCCCTGATCCTTCCGCGCTCGGGCTTGGGGCACAAGCACGGCATCGTGCTGGGCAATCTGGTGGGGCTGATCGACAGCGACTACCAGGGCCAGCTCATGGTAAGCGCCTGGAATCGCAGCAGCACGGCGTTCACCCTGGAGCCCATGGAGCGGCTTGCCCAACTGGTCATCGTGCCGGTGGTGCAGGCGCAGTTCAACGTGGTCAGCGACTTTCCCGCCACGCAGCGCGGCGAAGGCGGCTACGGCTCGACGGGGCAATCCTGA
- a CDS encoding DUF1330 domain-containing protein, whose product MSSGYVIASVTVTNPEQYEEYKKWSTHAMQVHGAEVCIRGGKVEVLEGDWNPGRTVLLKFPSFEAARAFYDTPEYQKAKAAREGAAVMRMVCVEGV is encoded by the coding sequence ATGAGCAGTGGTTACGTCATCGCATCCGTCACCGTCACCAACCCCGAGCAGTACGAGGAGTACAAGAAGTGGAGCACCCACGCCATGCAGGTGCATGGCGCAGAGGTCTGCATCCGCGGCGGCAAGGTCGAGGTGCTCGAAGGCGATTGGAACCCCGGCCGCACCGTGCTGCTGAAGTTCCCGAGCTTCGAGGCGGCCCGCGCGTTCTACGACACGCCCGAGTACCAGAAGGCCAAGGCGGCCCGCGAAGGCGCGGCCGTCATGCGCATGGTGTGCGTAGAGGGCGTGTGA
- a CDS encoding septum formation initiator family protein — MSPRIVPLVLLLLLVGVQAQLWSGRGSVHHVQEMKEKIAAQKQANAEARQANERLTSEVHDLREGLDMVEEKARNELGMVKPNEIYVQVTHR, encoded by the coding sequence ATGAGTCCCCGCATCGTTCCGCTGGTGCTGCTGCTCCTCCTCGTGGGGGTGCAGGCGCAGCTGTGGTCCGGCCGCGGCAGCGTCCACCACGTGCAGGAGATGAAGGAAAAGATCGCCGCGCAAAAGCAGGCCAATGCCGAGGCGCGCCAGGCCAACGAACGCCTCACCTCCGAAGTACATGACCTCCGCGAAGGCCTGGACATGGTCGAGGAAAAGGCGCGCAACGAACTGGGCATGGTCAAGCCCAACGAGATCTACGTGCAGGTGACCCACCGCTGA
- the hslO gene encoding Hsp33 family molecular chaperone HslO, translating into MSELHKFLFDGLPVRGMIVRLTDAWTQILARRAGNTTSGAYPPPVRELLGEMAAAGVLMQSNIKFNGALVLQVFGDGPVKLAVAEVQSDLSLRATASVNGEVPDGARLSDMVNVGGGGRCAITLDPKDRLPGQQPYQGVVPLHGDHHEKIEKLSDVLQHYMLQSEQLDTILVLAADDQVAAGLLIQRMPIKGEGNLAGELTHRENEDQIGHNEDYNRIATLAASLTRDELLGLDVDTILRRLFWEEKLLRFVPHQGVDGPRFACTCSRERVSNMLRSLGVEEAESILAERGDIEVACEFCGQQYRYDAVDAAQIFTEPGKQLPGPSSVQ; encoded by the coding sequence GTGTCTGAACTCCACAAGTTTCTCTTCGATGGCCTGCCGGTGCGCGGCATGATCGTGCGCCTGACCGACGCCTGGACCCAGATCCTCGCGCGGCGCGCCGGCAACACCACCTCCGGCGCCTACCCGCCGCCTGTGCGCGAACTGCTGGGCGAGATGGCCGCGGCCGGCGTGCTGATGCAGTCCAACATCAAGTTCAACGGCGCACTCGTGCTGCAGGTCTTCGGCGACGGGCCCGTCAAGCTGGCGGTGGCCGAGGTGCAATCGGACCTCAGCCTGCGCGCCACGGCCTCGGTGAACGGCGAGGTGCCGGACGGGGCCCGCCTGAGCGACATGGTGAACGTGGGCGGCGGAGGGCGCTGCGCCATCACGCTCGACCCCAAAGACCGCCTGCCGGGCCAGCAGCCCTACCAGGGCGTTGTGCCGCTGCACGGCGACCACCACGAGAAGATCGAAAAGCTCAGCGACGTGCTGCAGCACTACATGCTGCAGTCCGAACAGCTGGACACCATCCTGGTGCTGGCGGCCGACGACCAGGTCGCCGCCGGCCTGCTCATCCAGCGCATGCCGATCAAGGGCGAGGGCAACCTGGCTGGCGAGCTGACCCACCGCGAGAACGAGGACCAGATCGGCCACAACGAGGACTACAACCGCATCGCCACCCTGGCCGCGAGCCTGACGCGCGACGAGTTGCTGGGCCTGGATGTGGACACCATCCTGCGCCGCCTGTTCTGGGAAGAGAAACTGCTGCGCTTCGTCCCCCACCAGGGCGTGGACGGGCCGCGGTTCGCCTGCACCTGCAGCCGAGAGCGCGTCAGCAACATGCTGCGCAGCCTGGGAGTGGAAGAGGCCGAGAGCATCCTTGCCGAGCGCGGCGACATCGAAGTGGCCTGCGAGTTCTGCGGCCAGCAGTACCGCTACGACGCGGTGGATGCGGCGCAGATCTTCACCGAGCCCGGCAAGCAATTGCCGGGGCCGTCCAGCGTTCAGTAG
- a CDS encoding FKBP-type peptidyl-prolyl cis-trans isomerase, whose amino-acid sequence MEINQQCVVALTWILKDTLGEELDVLDEPVDFLVGGDDLLARIEEALQGHAAGTSLSLHLEPEEAFGDYQDQLLFLEPRHLFPADLEEGMTVEGSALPEGTNPAAPRDVLYTVAQIYPEHIVLDGNHPLAGIALRLHLTVQSVREATEEEIGRGSAGTGFFRIQPPAADAPTLH is encoded by the coding sequence ATGGAAATCAACCAACAATGTGTGGTCGCTTTGACCTGGATCTTGAAAGACACCCTCGGCGAGGAACTGGACGTGCTCGATGAGCCGGTGGATTTTCTCGTTGGCGGCGACGATCTGCTCGCGCGCATCGAGGAGGCCCTGCAAGGCCACGCCGCAGGCACTTCGCTGTCGCTGCACCTGGAGCCCGAGGAAGCCTTCGGCGACTACCAGGACCAGTTGCTGTTCCTCGAACCGCGCCACCTCTTTCCGGCGGATCTGGAAGAAGGCATGACGGTCGAAGGCAGTGCGCTGCCCGAGGGCACCAACCCGGCAGCACCCCGTGATGTGCTCTACACCGTGGCCCAGATCTACCCGGAGCACATCGTGCTGGATGGCAACCACCCGCTGGCCGGCATTGCGCTGCGCTTGCATCTCACGGTGCAGAGCGTGCGCGAAGCCACCGAGGAAGAGATCGGCCGCGGTTCGGCCGGAACCGGCTTCTTCCGCATCCAGCCGCCCGCGGCGGACGCACCCACCCTTCACTGA
- a CDS encoding glycine zipper 2TM domain-containing protein: protein MSRFIRSATLAGSVALVTLLSACAQQPRYSNNYPAQPQPGYSSYPAAQNQNQNGTEFGVVSNIETLHARNRGTSGAGAVLGAVAGGVLGNQVGKGSGRAAATVLGAVGGGVVGNQIEGRTGNNNDGQAEGYRLTIQLDQGGQRVYDVTTPGDLRTGDRVRLYGGQISRI, encoded by the coding sequence ATGTCCCGTTTCATCCGCTCCGCCACCCTGGCAGGTTCCGTCGCCCTGGTGACCCTGCTCTCCGCCTGCGCCCAACAGCCGCGCTACTCCAACAACTACCCCGCTCAGCCCCAGCCGGGCTACTCCTCCTACCCCGCCGCACAGAACCAAAACCAGAACGGTACGGAGTTCGGCGTGGTTTCCAACATCGAAACCCTGCACGCGCGCAACCGCGGCACCAGCGGTGCCGGTGCCGTGTTGGGCGCGGTGGCCGGCGGCGTGCTGGGCAATCAGGTCGGCAAGGGCAGCGGCCGTGCCGCAGCCACCGTGCTGGGTGCCGTGGGCGGCGGTGTGGTGGGTAACCAGATCGAAGGCCGCACCGGCAACAACAACGACGGCCAGGCCGAGGGCTACCGCCTGACCATCCAACTGGACCAGGGCGGCCAGCGCGTCTATGACGTGACCACGCCAGGCGACCTGCGCACCGGCGACCGCGTGCGCCTGTATGGCGGCCAGATCTCGCGCATCTGA
- a CDS encoding MBL fold metallo-hydrolase, producing the protein MLRFKNLGSGSSGNATVVEGRCGTQVRRLLIDCGLGPRQLAVRLGAAGLSIDDLDALFITHEHSDHVGCMEKLVVRHRIPVWMSHGTYTAIGAPDLDGLLNIARDGVPIDLGAFEALPFTVPHDAREPLQLRCSDGATHIGLLTDLGHATDHVLAHLKGCHALLLESNHDPDLLAVSTYPAFLKRRISGLYGHLANTVAADILRAMQHSGLSRVVAAHLSAQNNRPELAQAALASALGWETARVDVASPVTGSDWIACG; encoded by the coding sequence GTGCTGCGCTTCAAGAACCTGGGCAGCGGCAGTTCGGGCAACGCCACGGTGGTCGAAGGGCGCTGCGGCACGCAGGTGCGGCGATTGCTCATCGACTGCGGATTGGGGCCACGGCAACTGGCAGTGCGCCTCGGCGCGGCCGGGCTGTCGATCGATGACCTCGACGCCCTGTTCATCACCCACGAGCATTCGGACCACGTGGGCTGCATGGAGAAGCTGGTGGTCAGGCACCGCATTCCGGTCTGGATGAGCCATGGCACCTATACGGCCATCGGCGCACCGGATCTGGACGGGCTGCTGAACATTGCGCGCGACGGCGTGCCCATCGATCTGGGTGCATTCGAAGCCCTGCCCTTCACCGTGCCCCACGACGCCCGCGAACCCCTCCAACTGCGCTGCAGCGACGGCGCGACGCACATCGGCCTGCTGACCGATCTCGGGCATGCCACCGACCACGTGCTGGCCCACCTGAAGGGCTGCCACGCGTTGCTGCTGGAATCCAACCACGATCCCGACCTGCTCGCGGTCTCCACCTACCCGGCTTTTTTAAAGCGCCGCATCAGCGGCCTCTACGGGCACTTGGCCAACACGGTGGCGGCTGACATTCTGCGGGCCATGCAGCACAGCGGACTGAGCCGCGTGGTGGCGGCCCACCTCAGCGCACAGAACAATCGCCCCGAGCTGGCCCAGGCCGCCCTGGCCTCGGCTTTGGGCTGGGAGACGGCGCGCGTGGATGTCGCCAGCCCGGTCACCGGCTCCGACTGGATCGCCTGCGGCTAG
- a CDS encoding CTP synthase has product MTKFVFVTGGVVSSLGKGIASASLAAILESRGLKVTLIKLDPYINVDPGTMSPFQHGEVFVTDDGAETDLDLGHYERFIETRMKKTNNFTTGRIYQSVLEKERRGDYLGKTVQVIPHVTNEIQEYIKRGAGVGTGDAVDVAIVEIGGTVGDIESLPFLEAVRQLSLKLGPNNAAFVHLTYLPWIAAAGELKTKPTQHTVQELRKIGIQPDALLCRADRRIPEEERDKISLFTNVPEWGVISMWDVDTIYKVPRMLHEQGLDGLICDKLRLNTPPTTLKRWDQLVYETEHPQGEVTIAMVGKYVDLSDSYKSVNEALRHAGMKNHVRVKIEHIDSETIGAADAAEKLAKYDAILVPGGFGARGVEGKISTARYAREHQVPYLGICLGMQVATIEYARHVAGLKDANSTEFEPATPHPVIALITEWKDADGTIKTRNENSDLGGTMRLGAQSSDVAAGTLAHEIYGNIVTERHRHRYEANVNYLDQLRKAGLVISALTQREQLTEIVELPKSVHPWYIGVQFHPEFKSTPWDGHPLFNAFIKAAVERQKSQQPALAAA; this is encoded by the coding sequence ATGACCAAATTTGTCTTCGTCACCGGCGGTGTGGTGTCTTCCCTGGGCAAGGGAATCGCCTCAGCCTCCCTTGCCGCGATTCTCGAATCGCGGGGCCTCAAAGTCACCCTCATCAAGCTCGACCCGTACATCAACGTGGACCCGGGCACCATGTCCCCGTTCCAGCACGGCGAGGTCTTCGTCACCGACGACGGCGCCGAAACCGACCTCGATCTCGGCCACTATGAGCGTTTCATCGAAACGCGCATGAAAAAGACCAACAACTTCACCACGGGCCGCATCTACCAGAGCGTGCTGGAGAAGGAACGGCGCGGCGACTACCTCGGCAAGACCGTGCAGGTCATTCCGCACGTCACCAACGAAATCCAGGAATACATCAAGCGCGGCGCCGGCGTGGGCACGGGCGACGCGGTGGACGTGGCCATTGTCGAAATCGGCGGCACGGTGGGCGACATCGAGTCCCTGCCCTTCCTCGAAGCGGTGCGCCAGCTGAGCCTCAAGCTCGGCCCCAACAACGCCGCCTTCGTGCATCTGACCTACCTGCCGTGGATCGCCGCCGCGGGCGAGTTGAAGACCAAGCCCACCCAGCACACGGTGCAGGAGCTGCGCAAGATCGGCATCCAGCCCGACGCGCTGCTGTGCCGCGCCGACCGCCGCATTCCCGAGGAAGAGCGCGACAAGATCTCGCTGTTCACCAACGTGCCCGAGTGGGGCGTGATCAGCATGTGGGACGTGGACACGATCTACAAGGTGCCGCGCATGCTGCACGAGCAGGGCCTGGATGGCCTGATCTGCGACAAGCTGCGCCTGAACACGCCTCCCACCACCCTCAAGCGCTGGGATCAGTTGGTCTATGAGACCGAGCATCCACAGGGCGAGGTCACCATCGCCATGGTGGGCAAGTACGTCGATCTGTCGGACAGCTACAAGTCGGTGAACGAAGCGCTGCGCCACGCCGGCATGAAGAACCATGTGCGCGTGAAGATCGAGCACATCGATTCCGAGACCATCGGCGCCGCCGACGCGGCCGAAAAACTCGCCAAGTACGACGCCATCCTGGTGCCAGGCGGCTTCGGCGCGCGCGGCGTGGAAGGCAAGATCAGCACGGCCCGCTACGCCCGCGAGCACCAGGTGCCCTACCTGGGCATCTGCCTGGGGATGCAGGTCGCCACCATCGAATACGCGCGCCACGTGGCCGGCCTCAAGGATGCCAACAGCACCGAGTTCGAGCCCGCCACGCCCCACCCCGTGATCGCCCTGATCACCGAGTGGAAGGACGCCGACGGCACGATCAAGACGCGCAACGAGAACTCCGACCTGGGCGGCACCATGCGCCTGGGCGCGCAGAGTTCGGACGTCGCGGCCGGCACGCTGGCGCACGAGATCTACGGCAACATCGTCACCGAGCGCCATCGCCACCGCTACGAGGCCAACGTGAACTATCTGGACCAGTTGCGCAAGGCGGGCCTGGTGATCTCGGCGCTCACGCAGCGCGAGCAGCTCACCGAGATCGTCGAGCTGCCCAAGAGCGTGCACCCCTGGTACATCGGCGTGCAGTTCCATCCCGAGTTCAAATCGACCCCGTGGGACGGCCACCCGCTCTTCAACGCCTTCATCAAGGCGGCCGTGGAGCGCCAAAAGAGCCAGCAGCCAGCCCTCGCGGCGGCCTGA
- the eno gene encoding phosphopyruvate hydratase — protein MSAIVDIVGREVLDSRGNPTVECDVLLESGVMGRAAVPSGASTGSREAIELRDGDKGRYLGKGVLKAVEHINTEISEAVLGLDASEQAFLDKMLIDLDGTDNKSRLGANAMLAVSMAVARAAAEESGLPLYRYLGGMGGIQLPVPMMNVINGGAHANNSLDLQEFMIVPVGAPSFREAVRWGAEVFHALKKIINDRGMSTAVGDEGGFAPSVENHEAAIQLILQAIDAAGYTAGEQIALALDCAASEFYKDGHYVLEGEGGIRLTAQQWTDMLAAWVDKYPIISIEDGMAEGDWDGWKHLTERLGEKVQLVGDDLFVTNTKILKEGIDKGIANSILIKINQIGTLTETFAAIEMAKRAGYTAVISHRSGETEDSTIADIAVGTNAGQIKTGSLSRSDRIAKYNQLLRIEEDLGDIAHYPGRAAFYNLR, from the coding sequence ATGAGTGCCATCGTTGATATCGTAGGTCGCGAAGTGCTGGACAGTCGCGGCAACCCCACCGTCGAATGCGACGTGCTGCTGGAATCGGGCGTGATGGGCCGCGCGGCCGTGCCCTCGGGCGCCTCCACCGGCAGCCGCGAGGCCATCGAGCTGCGCGACGGCGACAAAGGCCGCTACCTGGGCAAAGGCGTGCTCAAGGCCGTGGAGCACATCAACACCGAGATTTCCGAGGCCGTGCTGGGCCTGGATGCCTCCGAGCAGGCCTTCCTGGACAAGATGCTGATCGACCTGGACGGCACCGACAACAAGAGCCGCCTGGGCGCCAACGCCATGCTGGCGGTTTCCATGGCCGTGGCCCGCGCCGCCGCCGAAGAGTCCGGCCTGCCCCTGTACCGCTACCTGGGCGGCATGGGCGGCATTCAGCTGCCCGTGCCGATGATGAACGTGATCAACGGCGGCGCGCATGCCAACAACAGCCTCGATCTGCAGGAATTCATGATCGTCCCCGTGGGTGCGCCGAGCTTCCGCGAAGCCGTGCGCTGGGGCGCCGAGGTGTTCCACGCGCTCAAGAAGATCATCAACGACCGCGGCATGAGCACCGCCGTGGGCGACGAAGGCGGCTTCGCCCCCAGCGTCGAGAACCACGAAGCCGCGATCCAGCTCATCCTGCAGGCCATCGACGCTGCCGGCTACACCGCTGGCGAACAGATCGCCCTGGCCCTGGACTGCGCGGCCAGCGAGTTCTACAAGGACGGCCATTACGTGCTGGAAGGCGAAGGCGGCATCCGCCTGACGGCCCAGCAATGGACCGACATGCTCGCCGCGTGGGTGGACAAGTACCCCATCATCTCCATCGAGGACGGCATGGCCGAAGGCGACTGGGACGGCTGGAAGCACCTGACCGAACGCCTGGGCGAGAAGGTGCAGCTGGTGGGCGACGACCTGTTCGTCACCAACACCAAGATCCTGAAGGAAGGCATCGACAAGGGCATCGCCAACTCGATCCTCATCAAGATCAACCAGATCGGCACGCTGACCGAAACCTTCGCCGCCATCGAGATGGCCAAGCGCGCCGGTTACACGGCCGTGATCTCGCACCGCTCGGGCGAAACCGAGGACAGCACCATCGCCGACATCGCCGTGGGCACCAACGCGGGCCAGATCAAGACGGGTTCGCTGTCGCGCTCGGACCGCATCGCCAAATACAACCAGTTGCTGCGCATCGAGGAAGACCTGGGCGACATCGCCCACTACCCCGGCCGCGCTGCGTTCTACAACCTGCGCTGA
- the coaBC gene encoding bifunctional phosphopantothenoylcysteine decarboxylase/phosphopantothenate--cysteine ligase CoaBC encodes MNELAGKHILLGLSGGIACYKSAEFARLLIKAGATVQVVMTEAAAQFMTPVTMQALTGRTVYHSQWDAREPNNMPHINLGREAHTIVIAPCSADFIARLAQGRSDELLSLTCLARPIDRVPLLLAPAMNREMWAHPATQRNLAQVARDGAVVLAVGNGDQACGETGDGRMLEPAELLEELTAFFTPKMLAGQHLLVTAGPTFEAIDPVRGITNLSSGKMGFAIARAAREAGAQVTLVAGPVHLSTPRGVRRVDVQSAQNMLDAVVEHASDATVFVATAAVADWRPAQAARHKIKKDGSGEVPALAFVENTDILAQVAKSERARSGQLFCVGFAAESEDLLRHASAKRERKGVPLLVGNIGPATFGQDDNALLLIDAEGHRELPRASKRELARELVSEIARRLSSAT; translated from the coding sequence ATGAACGAGCTCGCCGGCAAACACATTCTCCTGGGACTTTCCGGCGGCATCGCCTGCTACAAATCGGCCGAATTCGCCCGCCTGCTCATCAAGGCCGGGGCCACCGTGCAGGTCGTGATGACCGAGGCGGCCGCGCAGTTCATGACCCCCGTCACGATGCAGGCGCTGACCGGGCGCACGGTGTACCACTCGCAGTGGGACGCGCGCGAGCCCAACAACATGCCGCACATCAACCTGGGCCGCGAGGCCCATACCATCGTCATCGCGCCGTGCAGCGCGGACTTCATCGCGCGCCTGGCGCAGGGGCGCTCCGACGAACTGCTGAGCCTGACCTGCCTGGCCCGGCCCATCGACCGCGTGCCGCTGTTGCTCGCACCCGCCATGAACCGCGAGATGTGGGCGCACCCGGCCACGCAGCGCAATCTGGCTCAGGTGGCGCGCGACGGCGCCGTGGTGCTGGCAGTCGGCAATGGCGACCAGGCCTGCGGCGAAACCGGCGACGGCCGCATGCTGGAGCCAGCCGAACTGCTGGAGGAGCTGACGGCGTTCTTCACGCCCAAGATGCTGGCCGGCCAGCACCTGCTGGTGACGGCGGGCCCCACGTTCGAAGCCATCGACCCGGTGCGCGGCATCACCAATCTCTCCAGCGGCAAGATGGGCTTTGCCATCGCCCGCGCCGCGCGCGAGGCCGGCGCGCAGGTCACGCTGGTGGCGGGGCCAGTGCACCTGTCCACGCCGCGCGGCGTGCGCCGCGTGGACGTGCAATCGGCACAAAACATGCTCGACGCCGTAGTGGAACATGCCTCGGATGCTACTGTTTTTGTAGCAACCGCTGCCGTTGCCGACTGGCGCCCGGCGCAGGCGGCCCGCCACAAGATCAAGAAGGACGGCTCCGGCGAGGTGCCTGCGCTGGCGTTCGTGGAGAACACGGACATCCTGGCCCAGGTGGCGAAATCCGAGCGCGCCCGCTCGGGGCAACTGTTTTGCGTCGGCTTTGCGGCCGAGAGCGAAGACCTGCTGCGCCACGCCAGCGCCAAGCGCGAGCGCAAGGGCGTGCCGCTGCTGGTGGGCAACATCGGCCCGGCCACCTTCGGGCAGGACGACAACGCGCTGCTGCTGATCGATGCCGAAGGCCACCGGGAACTGCCACGCGCCTCCAAGCGTGAACTGGCCCGCGAGTTGGTGTCCGAGATCGCCCGGCGTCTGTCCAGTGCCACCTGA